In one window of Zhihengliuella sp. ISTPL4 DNA:
- a CDS encoding Gfo/Idh/MocA family protein: MAQPPTREIGIIMNGVSGRMGYRQHLVRSILAIRDEGGIELPDGTRVTVRPILVGRSEAKLAELAAKHGIEDWTTDLDAALADPRWEIYADFLVTKARASAIRKAIAAGKAIYTEKPTAESLDEALELARLARDAGVKTGVVHDKLYLPGLQKLKRLIDSGFFGRILSVRGEFGYWVFEGDWQPAQRPSWNYRTEDGGGIITDMFPHWNYVLENLFGEVKSVYAQAAVHIADRWDEKGEHYTATAEDAAYGIFELDGGAIAEINSSWTVRVNRDELVEFQVDGTHGSAVVGLFGAKIQPRNATPKPVWNPDLEDSHDYDADWQQVPTNDVFQNGFRQQWEEYLTSFVLGTDYPFDLLAGARGVQFAEAGLASSAEGRKIVLEPLTLDEA, translated from the coding sequence ATGGCTCAGCCCCCCACCCGCGAGATCGGGATCATCATGAACGGCGTCTCCGGACGCATGGGATACCGGCAGCACCTGGTGCGGTCGATCCTCGCGATCCGCGACGAGGGCGGGATCGAGCTCCCGGACGGCACGCGCGTGACCGTGCGGCCGATCCTCGTCGGACGCAGCGAGGCCAAGCTCGCCGAACTGGCCGCGAAGCACGGCATCGAGGACTGGACGACCGACCTCGACGCCGCCCTCGCCGACCCGCGATGGGAGATCTACGCCGACTTCCTCGTCACGAAGGCCCGGGCGTCCGCGATCCGCAAGGCCATCGCCGCCGGCAAGGCGATCTACACCGAGAAGCCCACCGCCGAGTCGCTGGACGAGGCGCTGGAGCTCGCGCGGTTGGCGCGCGACGCCGGTGTGAAGACCGGCGTCGTCCACGACAAGCTCTACCTCCCGGGCCTGCAGAAGCTCAAGCGGCTCATCGACTCCGGCTTCTTCGGCCGCATCCTCTCCGTCCGCGGCGAGTTCGGCTACTGGGTGTTCGAGGGCGACTGGCAGCCCGCGCAGCGTCCGAGCTGGAACTACCGGACGGAGGACGGCGGCGGCATCATCACCGACATGTTCCCGCACTGGAACTACGTGCTGGAGAACCTCTTCGGCGAGGTGAAGAGCGTCTATGCCCAGGCCGCCGTGCACATCGCCGACCGCTGGGACGAGAAGGGCGAGCACTACACGGCCACGGCCGAGGACGCCGCGTACGGCATCTTCGAGCTCGATGGCGGGGCGATCGCCGAGATCAACTCCTCGTGGACCGTGCGGGTGAACCGCGACGAGCTCGTGGAGTTCCAGGTCGACGGCACGCACGGCTCCGCCGTCGTGGGGTTGTTCGGCGCCAAGATCCAGCCGCGCAACGCCACGCCCAAGCCCGTGTGGAACCCCGACCTGGAGGACAGCCACGACTACGACGCCGACTGGCAGCAGGTGCCGACGAACGACGTGTTCCAGAACGGCTTCCGGCAGCAGTGGGAGGAGTACCTCACCTCGTTCGTCCTCGGCACCGACTATCCGTTCGACCTGCTCGCCGGCGCGCGCGGGGTCCAGTTCGCCGAGGCCGGACTCGCGTCCAGCGCCGAGGGGCGGAAGATCGTGCTCGAGCCGCTGACCCTGGACGAGGCATGA